A region of Necator americanus strain Aroian chromosome I, whole genome shotgun sequence DNA encodes the following proteins:
- a CDS encoding hypothetical protein (NECATOR_CHRI.G695.T1), which translates to MRGLEWDNMGVEVDGRHLHHLRFADDIVLITSSINQAGRMLAEFDETCENVGREIDMMNDLASELDRTDRRKAWGFKNIEDIVKRKMPKLVW; encoded by the exons atgcgaggattggaatgggataacATGGGAGTGGAAGTTGACGGCcggcatttacaccatctccgtttcgctgatgacatcgttcttataacatcaagcatcaatcaggcgggacggatgctggccgaatttgatgaaacgtgtgaAAATGTTG gtcgggagatcgacatgatgaacgacctggccTCCGAGCTAGACAGGACAGATAGAAGGAAAGCTTGGGGATTCAAAAACATCGAGGATATAGTGAAGAGGAAAATGCCAAAACTAGTATGGTAG
- a CDS encoding hypothetical protein (NECATOR_CHRI.G689.T2) has product MGGTPSKTEPPIVVTSKVPLFCLKKLGPRHILVAGGGGESKTGVLNLMQTYLLTYERKTARNAPTPMLAKLVNTIETDVYATMNMDVVCCANPEKGRYLIAAGHGQYCDVYETTGYDIAKDDADNDVLSFDIRSVGRLTTSEKIESFQKCVRFDRSTAGKRVVTGGEDGHLRVWNTQALVEDRNPETTHVPTVDIKAHDSDVFDIDISPDGRIIISVGHDGVAKLWDMNIGTIIKEIPFPSECDKGYKTRSVRCTSLGTGSNLVFIAGYNPVSLSSKRVSFLALWVFNRERNTIRTIVVRSTGQGDGIASLCVSPCGNFTGMGSMGGSVFIYDTHEMKQLAAFKETHGIFVTAVEFLDRTAPDVLSLIPQKNLDKPRLIQGPASIARASIISLSADQTIQVHNLPFVKHSTTSFLIKLILLSMIVHYLKNRKRRLDTLLICNKTNVS; this is encoded by the exons ATGGGTGGGACTCCCTCGAAAACCGAACCTCCGATAGTGGTTACCTCTAAAGTCCCTCTATTCTGCCTAAAAAAACTGGGCCCTCGCCATATTTTAGTTGCAGGTGGAGGAGGCGAGTCGAAAACTGGCGTATTAAATCTTATGCAG ACTTATCTCTTGACATATGAAAGGAAAACTGCTAGAAACGCGCCAACTCCAATGTTGGCGAAACTGGTTAATACG ATAGAGACCGATGTTTATGCTACAATGAATATGGATGTTGTTTGTTGTGCTAATCCCGAAAAAGGTCGGTATCTTATAGCGGCCGGTCATGGACAG TATTGTGATGTTTACGAAACGACGGGTTACGATATTGCAAAGGATGATGCCGATAATGACGTTCTTTCGTTCGATATTCGTAGTGTTGGCCGATTGACGACGTCAGAGAAGATTGAATCATTCCAA AAATGTGTTAGATTTGATCGATCCACTGCCGGTAAACGGGTAGTAACGGGAGGAGAAGACGGACATCTTCGTGTTTGGAACACTCAAGCCCTTGTCGAGGACAGG AATCCTGAAACCACTCATGTTCCTACTGTCGACATCAAAGCGCACGATTCCGACGTATTCGACATTGATATTTCACCAGATGGTCGAATAATAAT TTCTGTTGGTCACGATGGTGTCGCCAAATTATGGGATATGAATATTGGAACTATTATCAAGGAGATTCCATTCCCTTCCGAGTGTGATAAGGGTTATAAG ACCCGATCCGTTAGGTGCACTTCACTTGGAACTGGTAGCAATTTAGTATTCATTGCTGGATACAATCCTGTTTCTCTAAGCTCGAAAAGGGTCTCATTCTTAGCGTTGTGGGTTTTTAATCGAGAACGAAATACTATTCGTACTATTGTTGTGAGGAGTACTGGACAGGGAGAC GGCATAGCATCTCTTTGTGTCAGCCCTTGCGGAAACTTCACGGGTATGGGTTCAATGGGAGGAAGTGTGTTTATTTATGATACACATGAAATGAAGCAACTTGCAGCCTTTAAG GAAACGCACGGGATTTTTGTAACGGCGGTAGAATTTCTCGACCGAACCGCTCCAGATGTGTTGTCGTTGATACCACAGAAGAACTTAGATAAGCCCCGTCTTATTCAGGGACCAGCATCAATCGCTCGTGCTTCCATTATTTCTCTTAGTGCAGATCAAACTATTCAG GTACATAATCTACCGTTTGTGAAACACTCAACCACGTCGTTCCTGATCAAATTAATCTTGCTCTCAATGATCGTTCACTATTTG AAAAACCGTAAACGTCGGCTTGACACCCTTCTAATATGCAATAAAACCAATGTTTCGTGA
- a CDS encoding hypothetical protein (NECATOR_CHRI.G694.T1), with protein sequence MTAPRTPDGTTTASRGGMKKVIHDFYSDLFNSHVHWPLREDGHVIAGVLPSEVREAVISVKYLAPGLDRMRPEHSKYLPPLLINTGENLHSLSVGMQDS encoded by the coding sequence ATGACTGCTCCACGTACCccagatggaacaactacagcatcgagaGGGGGAATGAAAAAGGTCatccacgacttctactcagatctcttcaacagccacgtccactggcctctgagggaagatggacatgtcattgcAGGGGTGCTTCCTTCCGAAGTCCGAGAGGCCGTCATTTCAGTGAAATATCTTGCTCCCGGTCTCGACAGAATGAGGCCTGAACATTCGAAGTACCTACCGCCACTCCTCATCAACACTGGCGAGAAtcttcactcgttatctgtcggaatgcaagattcctaa
- a CDS encoding hypothetical protein (NECATOR_CHRI.G693.T1), with protein sequence MTSDYRLLRGRFSFTRREEKAAKFTKRTPRTTIEWELFASFVSFWEDIFIDNIDDEYERLVEHLYGCTKKEKSFKTSKRRLPPETLELICDTELQSTKNSRRSSQDFAKAIKDQREKSRSVG encoded by the coding sequence ATGACATCGGactatcgccttcttcgaggaagattttctttcacacggagagaagaaaaagcagcGAAATTCACAAAGCGAACTCCCAGAACCACCATCGAATGGGAACTTTTTGCTTCGTTTGTtagcttttgggaagatatcTTCATAGACAATatcgacgacgaatatgaacggcttgtagaacatctttACGGCTGTacgaagaaagagaagagtttcaaaacctccAAGAGACGCCTGCCTCCGGAAACTCTAGAGCTGATATGTGATACGGAGCTGCAgtcaaccaagaactcacgtcggAGCTCGCAAGACTTTGCAAAGGCGATAAAAgatcaaagagagaagagtagaagtgttggctga
- a CDS encoding hypothetical protein (NECATOR_CHRI.G692.T1), whose translation MWQIAANRGPKATLYLPETQVDSEDGLPVSAVLGSAHNTIVSCTSVRPKACNQVTGEAYDVIGLTEARRHHPLDAVYDTGEELFLGTCNSRGVGGVGVLFNTNVAINIDSFEQLTTRIGRLRMRCGPVPALTIFFTYAPTTKYEEEVDAFYMDLEKLYREDHTSYTVIIGYFNAKIRPRRTPEELHIGAHGLQRNEQGERLSKSIITTKTISGNAQFRKPSSLRWTWESPD comes from the exons ATGTGGCAGATAgcggctaatcgcggaccaaaagcgaccttgtaccTTCCTGAGACGCAGGTTGATTCAGAGGATGGACtgcctgtttctgctgtgctaGGATCGGCTCATAATACTATTGTATCATGCACGTCGGttcggccaaaagcctgcaatcaagtgactggggaggcg tacgacgtcatcggactgaccgaggcGAGACGACACCACCCACTGGACGCCGTGTATGatactggagaagaactgttcttaggaacatgcaacagtagaggagttggtggagttggtgtcctctTCAACACGAATGTGGCAATAAatatcgactctttcgaacaactcacAACCCGAATAGGACGTTTACGGATGAGATGTGGTCCAGTgccagctttgacaatcttctTCACTTACGCTCCAACAACAAAGTACGAGGAAGAAGTCGATGCTTTTTATATGGACCTGGAAAAGTTgtacagagaagatcatacctCCTACACTGTCATAATTGGttatttcaacgccaaaattcgccctagaagaacgcctgaagaacttcacatcggagcCCACGGCCTTCAACGGAAtgagcagggagagaggctttccAAGTCAATCATTACGACCAAGACTATTTCTGGGAACGCGCAATTCCGGAAGccttcctctctacgctggacgtgggaatCACCCGATTGA
- a CDS encoding hypothetical protein (NECATOR_CHRI.G690.T2) produces MILAHWHVGRRSLRRQATASMPAGKKEVRKERTGAISQKKLQKSERIGLKQVAVVNSKNSYSRHRRRDAQIPTRASLPVPLGSSACFKSLLLECCQILFCISMLWTSTSCKFYTSSQDGFFLRTAVDSIMNQRVIMSKL; encoded by the exons ATGATTCTTGCTCATTGGCATGTCGGTAGACGAAGTTTGAGACGTCAAGCTACCGCATCAATGCCAGCTG gaaaaaaagaagttagaaAAGAGCGGACTGGTGCCATAAGTCAGAAGAAGCTGCAAAAGTCTGAGCGAATAGGCCTCAAACAGGTTGCGGTGGTCAACAGCAAAAACAGTTATAGtagg CATCGACGACG AGATGCTCAAATACCTACGAGAGCCTCTTTACCGGTGCCACTCGGCTCATCTGCATGCTTCAAGTCGTTGTTACTTGAATGTTGTCAAAT CTTGTTTTGCATCTCTATGCTATGGACCTCTACCTCATGCAAGTTCTACACTTCTTCACAG GACGGATTCTTCTTGCGAACAGCTGTAGATTCAATTATGAATCAACGAGTAATTATGTCAAAACTCTGA
- a CDS encoding hypothetical protein (NECATOR_CHRI.G691.T2): MMREAGLGMPSGTNVTWIQTFLYDFGFGEIDLPHNWTRIRIWGYDKEGVELMHTSGRLLWEQNLPTDFDRPWDLRGPFVVTKILRRHQRFCEKFLDDRRFLQYMSHKTDLVVLDHLLQECMGGLAFLLNASVVQYSNWPIADGYITSLNVPANPSAIPKTGTPHSCLGMSFFERLTNLLFHWNIIAARYIQKYWLYRMFQGKSFAKVDLMTAEAQRTIYAGRSEFLFEVVRPINNRVKHFASNIQVKPNEFVTVIPEMCGNRTADEAPCGGLSRSLSVGNKWNYSTVLHSTIEYSSSRCLTNHTSQCVRRTHLYKDVDRSLAKKRFDRISLKFPELDWPSLTKEKFIVVTFGSLAMAENMPLNFAQKLIDTFSHSPFKVIWQTNSDPASLLWNRNVTIPKNVVLTRWAPIKEMLAHPNLQYLICHGGINTINELLLFGVPWIGVYLQGDQASNVKRLTDLGVAAMITVRSIAEGKLLPTMRLFEKNLESHWKRASQLSSMLETYRGLHNQEQDFWISWTIRHGRKLRGRNLFRMNYIGDDENLFWFALAFIMFMLFCVTCV; the protein is encoded by the exons GAGTTGAGCTAATGCATACTTCTGGTAGACTATTGTGGGAGCAAAACTTACCAACCGACTTCGATCGACCGTGGGATCTTCGAGGACCATTCGTCGTAACAAA AATACTCCGGAGGCATCAGAGGTTTTGTGAAAAGTTTTTGGACGACCGTCGTTTTCTACAATATATGTCGCACAAAACTGACCTAGTGGTGCTGGACCACCTGCTGCAG GAGTGCATGGGTGGACTGGCATTCCTTCTCAACGCTTCAGTGGTACAATATTCTAATTGGCCCATTGCTGATGGCTACATCACTTCACTAAATGTTCCAGCCAATCCTAGTGCTATTCCAAAAACAG GCACTCCCCACAGTTGCTTAGGAATGTCGTTCTTTGAACGGCTTACTAATTTACTGTTCCACTGGAATATTATTGCCGCTCGATACATCCAAAAGTATTGGTTGTACAGGATGTTTCAGGGGAAGAGCTTTGCGAAG GTCGATCTTATGACAGCCGAAGCGCAAAGGACAATCTATGCCGGCAGATCCGAATTTCTGTTTGAAGTCGTTCGACCGATCAACAACCGAGTAAAGCATTTCGCGAGCAATATCCAAGT aaaaccGAACGAATTTGTCACCGTTATACCCGAAATGTGCGGGAACAGAACTGCCGACGAGGCACCGTGCGGCGGGCTCAGCAGGAGTCTGAGTGTAGGGAATAAATGGAACTATTCGACGGTGTTGCACTCCACCATCGAATACAGTAGCTCGCGTTGCCTCACAAACCATACCTCTCAATGTGTCAGACGAACACATCTCTACAAGGATGTTGACAGAAGTTTAGCAAAGAAGAGGTTTGATAGGATCTCTTTGAAATTCCCTGAGCTTGACTGGCCGTCCCTTACCAAGGAGAAGTTCATCGTTGTCACTTTCGGAAGCCTAGCAATG GCCGAGAACATGCCTCTGAATTTTGCCCAAAAATTGATTGATACCTTCTCGCATTCCCCATTTAAAGTAATTTGGCAGACAAATTCTGATCCGGCGTCCCTGTTGTGGAACAGGAATGTGACAATCCCAAAGAATGTTGTGTTGACTCGCTGGGCTCCTATCAAAGAGATGCTTG CCCATCCAAATCTTCAGTATCTAATCTGTCATGGAGGAATCAATACTATTAATGAGTTACTTTTGTTTGGAGTACCTTGGATTGGAGTTTACTTAcag GGTGACCAAGCTTCTAACGTCAAGCGTCTGACAGACCTTGGCGTTGCTGCAATGATCACTGTTCGCAGCATCGCTGAAGGGAAGTTGCTTCCCACCATGAGATTGTTTGAGAAGAATCTGGAGAG cCACTGGAAGAGAGCAAGCCAGCTTTCCTCAATGCTCGAAACCTATCGCGGATTGCATAATCAAGAACAAGATTTCTGGATAAGTTGGACGATTCGCCATGGAAGAAAGCTTCGTGGAAGAAATCTCTTCAGAATGAACTATATTGGTGACGATGAGAATCTGTTCTGGTTTGCTCTAGCTTTTATCATGTTCATGCTTTTCTGTGTTACCTGTGTGTGA
- a CDS encoding hypothetical protein (NECATOR_CHRI.G689.T1) — protein MGGTPSKTEPPIVVTSKVPLFCLKKLGPRHILVAGGGGESKTGVLNLMQTYLLTYERKTARNAPTPMLAKLVNTIETDVYATMNMDVVCCANPEKGRYLIAAGHGQYCDVYETTGYDIAKDDADNDVLSFDIRSVGRLTTSEKIESFQKCVRFDRSTAGKRVVTGGEDGHLRVWNTQALVEDRNPETTHVPTVDIKAHDSDVFDIDISPDGRIIISVGHDGVAKLWDMNIGTIIKEIPFPSECDKGYKTRSVRCTSLGTGSNLVFIAGYNPVSLSSKRVSFLALWVFNRERNTIRTIVVRSTGQGDGIASLCVSPCGNFTGMGSMGGSVFIYDTHEMKQLAAFKETHGIFVTAVEFLDRTAPDVLSLIPQKNLDKPRLIQGPASIARASIISLSADQTIQVHNLPFVKHSTTSFLIKLILLSMIVHYLVWCLF, from the exons ATGGGTGGGACTCCCTCGAAAACCGAACCTCCGATAGTGGTTACCTCTAAAGTCCCTCTATTCTGCCTAAAAAAACTGGGCCCTCGCCATATTTTAGTTGCAGGTGGAGGAGGCGAGTCGAAAACTGGCGTATTAAATCTTATGCAG ACTTATCTCTTGACATATGAAAGGAAAACTGCTAGAAACGCGCCAACTCCAATGTTGGCGAAACTGGTTAATACG ATAGAGACCGATGTTTATGCTACAATGAATATGGATGTTGTTTGTTGTGCTAATCCCGAAAAAGGTCGGTATCTTATAGCGGCCGGTCATGGACAG TATTGTGATGTTTACGAAACGACGGGTTACGATATTGCAAAGGATGATGCCGATAATGACGTTCTTTCGTTCGATATTCGTAGTGTTGGCCGATTGACGACGTCAGAGAAGATTGAATCATTCCAA AAATGTGTTAGATTTGATCGATCCACTGCCGGTAAACGGGTAGTAACGGGAGGAGAAGACGGACATCTTCGTGTTTGGAACACTCAAGCCCTTGTCGAGGACAGG AATCCTGAAACCACTCATGTTCCTACTGTCGACATCAAAGCGCACGATTCCGACGTATTCGACATTGATATTTCACCAGATGGTCGAATAATAAT TTCTGTTGGTCACGATGGTGTCGCCAAATTATGGGATATGAATATTGGAACTATTATCAAGGAGATTCCATTCCCTTCCGAGTGTGATAAGGGTTATAAG ACCCGATCCGTTAGGTGCACTTCACTTGGAACTGGTAGCAATTTAGTATTCATTGCTGGATACAATCCTGTTTCTCTAAGCTCGAAAAGGGTCTCATTCTTAGCGTTGTGGGTTTTTAATCGAGAACGAAATACTATTCGTACTATTGTTGTGAGGAGTACTGGACAGGGAGAC GGCATAGCATCTCTTTGTGTCAGCCCTTGCGGAAACTTCACGGGTATGGGTTCAATGGGAGGAAGTGTGTTTATTTATGATACACATGAAATGAAGCAACTTGCAGCCTTTAAG GAAACGCACGGGATTTTTGTAACGGCGGTAGAATTTCTCGACCGAACCGCTCCAGATGTGTTGTCGTTGATACCACAGAAGAACTTAGATAAGCCCCGTCTTATTCAGGGACCAGCATCAATCGCTCGTGCTTCCATTATTTCTCTTAGTGCAGATCAAACTATTCAG GTACATAATCTACCGTTTGTGAAACACTCAACCACGTCGTTCCTGATCAAATTAATCTTGCTCTCAATGATCGTTCACTATTTGGTATGGTGCCTTTTTTAG
- a CDS encoding hypothetical protein (NECATOR_CHRI.G690.T1), whose protein sequence is MGSLRTATMKGASIGYSTSLTAQERHDRRDAQIPTRASLPVPLGSSACFKSLLLECCQILFCISMLWTSTSCKFYTSSQRSPSYLYSSYIEVEP, encoded by the exons atgggatcattgcgaactgcaacgatgaaaGGTGCAAGCATAG GATACTCGACATCGCTAACTGCCCAGGAAAGACATGATCGGAGAGATGCTCAAATACCTACGAGAGCCTCTTTACCGGTGCCACTCGGCTCATCTGCATGCTTCAAGTCGTTGTTACTTGAATGTTGTCAAAT CTTGTTTTGCATCTCTATGCTATGGACCTCTACCTCATGCAAGTTCTACACTTCTTCACAG AGATCTCCATCGTATCTGTACTCTTCCTATATCGAGGTGGAACCTTGA